CGGCCCTAGCCGGGCAGCTGGCCGACAAATTCGACAAGGCCGTGATGGCGCGGCGCATCAAGTTCGTCGAAATCGGACTGATTGCGCTGGCCAGCTATTCGCTGTTCAGCGGCCAAGTGTGGCTGCAGCTGTTCTGCGTGTTCCTTACAGGCACGCAGTCGGCTTTTTTCGGCCCGATCAAATATGCCGTGCTGCCACAATATCTCACCAAGGAAGAATTGCTGGGTGGCAATGGCATGGTGGAAATGGGCACGTTCCTCGCCGTGCTGGGCGGGACCATTTTTGGCAGCCTGTTCATTCTGGGTGGCGCTGGCTTGCATGTCGTTTCGGGCGCGATGATTGCGCTTGCCATTTGTGCCTATGCGGCGGCCTGGTTCATGCCTCCGGCACCGCCTGCGCAAGCTGATCTCAAGATCAATTTCAACCTCGTTTCCGAAACCTGGAATGTGCTCAAGCAGGCGGCGGAAAAGCGTGACGTACTGCTGTCGATCCTGGGCGTGTCGTGGTTCTGGTTCCTCGGCGTCGTGGTGCTCACGCAAGTCGTGCCCTTTGCACATAATGATCTGCATGCCGATGAAAAAGCCGCCACCACTATCATGGCGGTGTTCAGTGTGGCGACGGGCCTAGGCTCGGCCTTTTGCAATAGGCTGCTGAAAGGCCGCATCACCTTGCGCTTCGTGCCGCTGGCCGCGCTGTTGATGAGCCTGTTCATGTTTGATCTTTATGTGGCGGCTTCGAATTTCGGTGCAGGTTTTGTCGATGAGACGGCCACGCCGTGGGCCCTGTTCGACCGGCTCACCGGCCTGCGGCTGGTCTTCGATCTGTTCATGGTGGCCTTCTGCTCTGGCCTGTTCGTGGTGCCGCTGTTTGCTTTCATGCAATCGCGCACGCCCTTTTATCGCCGTGCCCGCATCATCGGTGCCAACAACATTCTCAATGCTGTGTACATGGTGGTGGCGACCATTCTCTGCGGCGTGCTGCTGAAAATGGGCTTCACGGTGAAGGGGCTTTATGCGCTGTGCGGTTTTGCCAATCTGGTGGTCGTCGGCTACCTCGTCATCACCCTGCCGCAGACTTTGTTCGCCACCGTCGCCCGCTTCCTGATGCGGCTGTTCTACCGCGTCGAAGTGAACGGCATGGAGCATTATCTGGCCGCCGGGAACAAGGCGCTCATTGTGCCCAATCACACTTCCTATCTGGATGGCCCCCTGCTCTCGTGTTTCCTGCCCGAACGCGCTGCCTTCGCCGCGGATACCCGCATGGCCAAGGGCTGGTGGTCGAAGCCTGCCTTTTTCCTGTACGACATGGTGCCGATTGATCCGCTCAACCCGCTGTCATTGCGCGAGCTGGTGAACCGGCTGAAGCGCCATCAAAAGGTGGTGATCTTTCCCGAAGGCCGCCTGACCACCACCGGTGGCCTGATGAAAATCTATGAAGGGCCTGCGGCGCTGGCCAATCTGGCGGGAGCGAAAGTTCTGCCTTTGCGCATCGATGGCGCGCTCTACTCACCTTTCTCGCGGATGCGCGGCAAGCTGAAGCTGCGTCTGTTCCCCAAGATTACGCTGACCTTCCAGCCGCCGGTTGAATTCACCACGCCCAAGGGCCTCGCCGGTTCCGCGCTGCGCGAATGGCAAGCCGAGCAGCTGTACAGCGTGATGGCCCAGATGATCTTCAAGACATCGAATATTGACCGCACGCTGTGGGACTCGCTGCTTGATGCCGCGCAGACGCATGGCAAAGGCCGGCAGATCATTGAAGACATTCAGCGCGTGCCTGTGACCTATGGCCGCCTGATCATGGGCAGCATGGTGCTGGGCCGCAAGATTGCGCAGCTCAGCGGCACGCAGAGGAATGTGGGCGTGCTGCTGCCCAATGCCAATGCGGTGGCGCTGTCGTTCTTCGGGTTGATGGCGCATGGCAAGGTTCCGGCCATGCTGAATTTCTCGACGGGTGCGATCAACATGGCGGCGGCCTGCGTGGCCGCCCAAGTCAACACCATCATCACCTCACGGCGCTTTATTGAAACCGCCGAGATGCAGGGCGACATCGAGGTGCTGAGCAAGAAAAACAAGATCGTTTATCTGGAAGATGTGCGCGGCACGATCGGCACGGGCGACAAGATTTACGGGCTGGCCTGCAAATTCTTCCCGCGTTTGATGTCGTCACGCTCAGGTGCTGTGAAGGATCCGAACAGCCCCGCTGTGGTGCTGTTCACGTCCGGCTCCGAAGGCCTGCCCAAGGGCGTTGTGCTGTCGCATCGCAATCTCAATGCCAATTGGCAGCAGGCGGCGGCGCGCATTGCGTTTTCGCCAGATGACACGATCTTCAATGCGCTGCCGGTGTTCCATGCCTTTGGCCTGTTGGGTGGGTTGCTGCTGCCGCTGCTGGCTGGCGTGCGGACGTTCCTCTATCCCTCGCCGCTGCATTACAAGATCATTCCGGAACTCTGTTATGACACCAATGCCACGGTGATTTTCGGCACCGATACATTCCTCACCGGTTATGCTCGCAGCGCGCATCCTTATGACTTCTTCAATATCCGCCTTGTGGTGGCGGGTGCTGAACGGTTGAAGCCGGATACACGCGCGCTGTGGATGGAGAAATTCGGCCTGCGCATTCTCGAAGGCTATGGTGTGACTGAATGTTCACCGGTGCTGGCGGTGAATACGCCGCTGCATTACCGCTCTGGCAGCGTGGGCCAGTTGCTGGATGACATTCAATACCGGCTGGACCCGGTGGAAGGCATCAACCAAGGCGGGCGCCTGCATGTGAAGGGCCCCAATATCATGATGGGCTATCTGCGGGCCGACACGCCCGGGGTGATCGAAGCGCCGCCCGGCGGCTGGCATGACACTGGCGATATCGTCGATGTGGATGAACTGAAATACATCACCATCCTCGGCCGCGCCAAGCGCTTCTCCAAGATTGCCGGTGAAATGGTTTCGCTGACTGCCATCGAGCAAAAGCTGCAGGTGCTTTACCCCGATGCACCACAAGCCGTGGTGGCGGTGCCCGATAAGAAAAAGGGCGAGCAACTGGTGCTGTTCACCACCGTGGCGAAAGTCGACCGCAAAACTTTGTCAGATGGGTTGAAACGTGAAGGTGCGACGGACCTGATGGTGCCCAAGACCATTGTACATGTGGAAGCATTGCCGCTGCTGGGTTCCGGCAAGACCGATTATGTTTCGCTGAACCGGATGGGGCTGGAGCAAGTGGGCGGCTGACGCTACGCGCTGCCGGAATGCTGGCCTCAAATCGGCGCATTGCTGGTGGGTTCATTTCAGGTTGCGCCCCCTGTATAAGGCTCAGCTTGAATTGAGGGTCTCTTATGCGTCTTGCGAAAATCGCTGACCGGGTTGCCGGGCTCGGCTCGGATAAATGGGCCGTGCATGTTGAAGGCAAGCAGCGGCGCTCACGCGGCGAAGAGCTGATCTTCCTGTCGATCGGTGAACCCGATCTGGCACCCCCGCATGCGATCCTTGACGTGGCGGCGAAGCAGATGATGTCTGGCCGCACCAAATATTCCGCCGGCAATGGCGAGCAGAACATGCTCGACGCGCTGGCCAGGTTCTACACCAAACAAACGGGCCGCAAGATCACCAGCGATCAATTCATCTTCCTGCCGGGCACCCAGACGGCATTGGCGGTGGCGTTCCTGTCAATCGTGGATCCCGGTGATGAAGTGATCCTGTTTGATCCTTACTATGCCACCTATGAGGCCGTGGTGGCGGCACCTGGCGGCATTGTCGTTCCGGTCAAGCTTGATCCGGACACTGGATTTCACCCGAACATTGCGCTGCTGGAAAGGGCTATTACCAAGAAGACGCGCGCCATCCTGCTCAACACGCCGAGCAACCCGACGGGTGCTGTGTTCACCGAAGCCGAAGTGAAAGCCATTGGCGCAGTGGCGAAGAAGCATGATCTGTGGATCGTGTCGGATGAAGTCTATGCCACGCAGGTGCATGGTGATCACGTGTTCACCTCGCCGTTCTTCGACAAGGCGCTGGAGGAGCGCGTCATCGTGTGTTCCTCGATTTCGAAATCGCATGCATTGCCCGGCTTCCGCTGCGGTTGGATCGCGGGCTCGGCGGAATTCTGTGCCAGGATCACCACGGTTTCGGAAACGCTGCTGTTCGGCTCGCAGCCCTTCCTCGAAGATGCGACCGCCTTTGCGCTGACGCATGAATTCGAAGAGACCGAGAAGATGCGCCAGCTTTATGTGGCGCGCGGGCAGGCGCTGATTGAAGGCCTGCGCGGCAGCAACAAGGTTTCGGCGCGGATGCCCGAAGGCGGCATGTTCCTGATGGTGGATGTGCGCAAGACGGGCTTGTCCGGGGAGGAATTTGCCTTCCGGCTGCTGCGCGAGAAGCAGGTGGTGACCATGCCGGGTGAGAGTTTCGGTACGGGTGGTGCAGGTCATTTGCGTGTGGCGTTGACGGTGGATGAGGCCGAGATCAGGCAAGCCGCTGAGCGGATTGCTGCACTGGCAGCAGAGATCTAGACCGGTTCGAAATCCGTGGGGCCACGGATATAGTCGTTCAGGCCGGTGGGCCGGGTCACTGCTGCAGCGATGCGGCGGGTGCAGTTTCTGATTTCACACAGGCGGCAGGCGGGGCCCCAAGGGCGCTGTTCCAATTTCGCGGCGTAGATGGTCTTGCCGAAGAATTCCGGCGTTATCAGCAATGAAGTGGGGTTGCCGTCTTGGCGGGATGCGATGGCGATGAGCGTGCTACCTTCGGCTGGTTTCATCTCCGCCATGTGGAGGCCGGTTCCTGCATCGAAGAGCGGCAGTTGTGTGCAGGGGGGCGCATCAGCAGCAATGAAAATCTTCAGCTGGCCAAATCGCGAGGCCATCTGTCCAGACGCATTGAGCGCGAGATAAGCGGCATTGTCTTGCAGCAGCGCAATACGCAGCATCACATCGCTATAGGGAACTGAAAAACGCCGCGCCAGCCGTTCGATATCGAAGCGCAAATCCTCGGCACTGGTGCGGAACAGTGCGCGTGGCAGGCGCAGGGCGAGGCAGAGATAATCCTTCATCGCCGCCTTGGCCTGACGCTCGGCTTCCGGATTGCCATTGAAGGGCGATTTCAAAACCGCCTCGTCGATGAGGGCCTTGCCTTCGAGGCGCGCGAGAAGATGTGCAGCCTCTTCCAGCCGCGTTTCAAAACCGAGTGCTTCGGAAATCATCAGGCGCTGTGAATGGCGATCATAACGGCTGCGATCCTGGCCCATGATGGTCTCAGGCCTGACGCGCACGTCCACGCCAAAGGCGCTGCGCAGCCGTGCTTTGATGCCGGCAAAGATATCGTCCTTCGGCGAAAGCTCGCTCCAGATTTCTTCAGCCAGACCTTCGAGATCGTCGTTGTCGCGCTCGTTCAGCCATTCAGTCGCCGTCTGCGGCGACGTCACGGTGGGAAGACCCTGCGCTGCGCTGGCGAGCTTTCGCAATGCCTCGCGATAGGCTGCATAAAGCTTCAAACCGGCGGCGGAAAAATTGGGGGCCACCTGCAAGGCTTCATTGAGTTCACCACCCGGCGGCACTTCGCCCTGCAGCAACGGGTCTGCCAGCATCTCACGCAATTGCGGGAGCAAAGCGTGGGCCGCTTCGCTTGCCGCCAATTCGGTGACGTCCACGCCATCCATCGTCGAAAGCTTGAGGATCACCTGTGCGGTGAGCGGGCGCTGGTCGCGCTCCATCAGGTTCAGATAGCTGGCCGAGATGCCGAGGCTTTGCGCGAAGGCAAGTTGGGTCAGGCCCTGCTTGGCGCGCAAGCGGCGGAGGCGGGAACCGGCGAAGATTTTGCTGCTGGCCATGATTTACAGAATTTACAGAAATATTGAAGTTCGTTTACTATCTATAACACAATTACTTCAAAACCGCCCGCCAATCCAGTGTTTTTGACCCTCAATGCTGTAAGCAATTGTCATAACCACTGGAGAAGTCCCATGACGACCTTTGAATCCCTCATTCCCCACGCGCCGCAGCGACGCTTTGACGGGATCACCCGCCCCTACACGCCGCAGGATGTCGATAAGCTGCGCGGCTCGGTGAGCCAGCGGTTCACCCTGGCTGAAATGGGCGCGCAGCGGCTGTGGGCGCTTTTGCACAATGAACCTTTCACCAATGCGCTGGGTGCCTTGTCGGGCAATCAGGCCATGCAGATGGTGCGGGCCGGATTGAAGGCGATCTACCTTTCGGGGTGGCAAGTGGCGGCTGACGCCAATGTGGCCGGGGCGATGTATCCTGACCAGTCGCTTTACCCTGCCAATTCCGGACCGGAACTAGCGCGCAAGATCAACCGCACCCTGCAACGCGCCGATCAGATCGAACATGCCGAGGGCCGCAAGTCGGTCGACAACTGGTTCGCGCCCATCGTGGCCGATGCGGAAGCCGGCTTCGGCGGGCCGCTCAATGCGTTTGAGATCATGAAGGCCTATATTGAGGCGGGCGTGGCCGGGGTTCACTTCGAAGACCAACTCGCTTCGGAAAAAAAGTGCGGCCATTTGGGTGGCAAGGTGCTGATCCCCACGGGTGCGCATATCCGCAACCTGGTGGCGGCGCGCCTTGCGGCTGACGTGATGGGCGTTTCAACATTGATCGTGGCGCGCACCGATGCCGAGGCGGCCAAATTGCTGACCTCCGACATTGACGAGAATGACAAGCCGTTCGTGCTGCCCGATGCGCGCACGCCGGAAGGCTTCTATCATGTGAAGAATGGCATGGATCCGTGCATCGCCCGCGCAATCGCCTATGCGCCCTATTGCG
This genomic interval from Aestuariivirga litoralis contains the following:
- a CDS encoding acyl-[ACP]--phospholipid O-acyltransferase, which codes for MPGPSQFALFRTRRFLPLFIAQAIGAFNDNAFRGSLAILFFYGATRPGNPEGTNALAAGLLVIPFFLFSALAGQLADKFDKAVMARRIKFVEIGLIALASYSLFSGQVWLQLFCVFLTGTQSAFFGPIKYAVLPQYLTKEELLGGNGMVEMGTFLAVLGGTIFGSLFILGGAGLHVVSGAMIALAICAYAAAWFMPPAPPAQADLKINFNLVSETWNVLKQAAEKRDVLLSILGVSWFWFLGVVVLTQVVPFAHNDLHADEKAATTIMAVFSVATGLGSAFCNRLLKGRITLRFVPLAALLMSLFMFDLYVAASNFGAGFVDETATPWALFDRLTGLRLVFDLFMVAFCSGLFVVPLFAFMQSRTPFYRRARIIGANNILNAVYMVVATILCGVLLKMGFTVKGLYALCGFANLVVVGYLVITLPQTLFATVARFLMRLFYRVEVNGMEHYLAAGNKALIVPNHTSYLDGPLLSCFLPERAAFAADTRMAKGWWSKPAFFLYDMVPIDPLNPLSLRELVNRLKRHQKVVIFPEGRLTTTGGLMKIYEGPAALANLAGAKVLPLRIDGALYSPFSRMRGKLKLRLFPKITLTFQPPVEFTTPKGLAGSALREWQAEQLYSVMAQMIFKTSNIDRTLWDSLLDAAQTHGKGRQIIEDIQRVPVTYGRLIMGSMVLGRKIAQLSGTQRNVGVLLPNANAVALSFFGLMAHGKVPAMLNFSTGAINMAAACVAAQVNTIITSRRFIETAEMQGDIEVLSKKNKIVYLEDVRGTIGTGDKIYGLACKFFPRLMSSRSGAVKDPNSPAVVLFTSGSEGLPKGVVLSHRNLNANWQQAAARIAFSPDDTIFNALPVFHAFGLLGGLLLPLLAGVRTFLYPSPLHYKIIPELCYDTNATVIFGTDTFLTGYARSAHPYDFFNIRLVVAGAERLKPDTRALWMEKFGLRILEGYGVTECSPVLAVNTPLHYRSGSVGQLLDDIQYRLDPVEGINQGGRLHVKGPNIMMGYLRADTPGVIEAPPGGWHDTGDIVDVDELKYITILGRAKRFSKIAGEMVSLTAIEQKLQVLYPDAPQAVVAVPDKKKGEQLVLFTTVAKVDRKTLSDGLKREGATDLMVPKTIVHVEALPLLGSGKTDYVSLNRMGLEQVGG
- a CDS encoding pyridoxal phosphate-dependent aminotransferase; its protein translation is MRLAKIADRVAGLGSDKWAVHVEGKQRRSRGEELIFLSIGEPDLAPPHAILDVAAKQMMSGRTKYSAGNGEQNMLDALARFYTKQTGRKITSDQFIFLPGTQTALAVAFLSIVDPGDEVILFDPYYATYEAVVAAPGGIVVPVKLDPDTGFHPNIALLERAITKKTRAILLNTPSNPTGAVFTEAEVKAIGAVAKKHDLWIVSDEVYATQVHGDHVFTSPFFDKALEERVIVCSSISKSHALPGFRCGWIAGSAEFCARITTVSETLLFGSQPFLEDATAFALTHEFEETEKMRQLYVARGQALIEGLRGSNKVSARMPEGGMFLMVDVRKTGLSGEEFAFRLLREKQVVTMPGESFGTGGAGHLRVALTVDEAEIRQAAERIAALAAEI
- a CDS encoding helix-turn-helix transcriptional regulator: MASSKIFAGSRLRRLRAKQGLTQLAFAQSLGISASYLNLMERDQRPLTAQVILKLSTMDGVDVTELAASEAAHALLPQLREMLADPLLQGEVPPGGELNEALQVAPNFSAAGLKLYAAYREALRKLASAAQGLPTVTSPQTATEWLNERDNDDLEGLAEEIWSELSPKDDIFAGIKARLRSAFGVDVRVRPETIMGQDRSRYDRHSQRLMISEALGFETRLEEAAHLLARLEGKALIDEAVLKSPFNGNPEAERQAKAAMKDYLCLALRLPRALFRTSAEDLRFDIERLARRFSVPYSDVMLRIALLQDNAAYLALNASGQMASRFGQLKIFIAADAPPCTQLPLFDAGTGLHMAEMKPAEGSTLIAIASRQDGNPTSLLITPEFFGKTIYAAKLEQRPWGPACRLCEIRNCTRRIAAAVTRPTGLNDYIRGPTDFEPV
- the aceA gene encoding isocitrate lyase, producing MTTFESLIPHAPQRRFDGITRPYTPQDVDKLRGSVSQRFTLAEMGAQRLWALLHNEPFTNALGALSGNQAMQMVRAGLKAIYLSGWQVAADANVAGAMYPDQSLYPANSGPELARKINRTLQRADQIEHAEGRKSVDNWFAPIVADAEAGFGGPLNAFEIMKAYIEAGVAGVHFEDQLASEKKCGHLGGKVLIPTGAHIRNLVAARLAADVMGVSTLIVARTDAEAAKLLTSDIDENDKPFVLPDARTPEGFYHVKNGMDPCIARAIAYAPYCDLIWMETSTPDLGQAKKFAEAVRKVHPGKMLAYNCSPSFNWKKKLDEATIAKFQRELGAMGYKFQFITLAGFHQLNHGMFELARGYAAEQMTAYSRLQEAEFASEAHGYTATRHQREVGTGYFDLVSTTITGGKSSTTAMHDSTEHHQFKAAE